The DNA region TCCTCTGTCGTCGCGCTGCTCGGGCCCAACGGGGCCGGCAAGACTACGCTGCTTCGCGTTGCCAGCGGACTGCTCAAGCCCACCCGTGGACGCATGAGTATCGACGGTGTGGACGTGACGGGAGCGGCGCCCCATCAGCTGGTGGACAAAGGGCTCTGCCTGGTGCCGGAGGGTCGCGGCATCTTCGGCTCCCTGACGGTGCGTGAGAACTTGGTTCTCTGCTCGCGCCGCGGCGGCGAGAAGGAAGCGATCGAGCGCGCGGTCGACGCGTTTCCGCGTCTTGGTGAGCGCCTCGATCAGGTCTCGCGGACGATGAGTGGTGGCGAGCAGCAGATGCTCGCTCTCAGTCGGGCGTACATCCAGCGCCCGCGATTCGTCCTGCTCGACGAGGTCAGCATGGGTCTGGCGCCCAAGATCGTCGACGAGATCTTCGAGTTCCTTGCCCGTCTTGCCCAGGAGGGGACGGCGCTGCTCCTGGTTGAGCAGTACGTCACTCGGGCTCTGGCGGCCGCCGACTACGTCTACCTCCTCAACCGCGGACAGGTCGGGTTCGCGGGTGAGCCCAGTCAGCTCGACGCGGACGCCCTGGCCGAGCATTACGTCGGGGCCGGCCAGTAGCACGTGCTGCGAGTAAGTCTGCGTGAGTCTGGCTTGACGCCCCGGCCACTCCGGGCGAGAATGCGGACGAGCGGACAAAAAGCGTCTGTGTGTCAGAACTAAGGATGTCACTCATGCACGGATTCCCTCACGGTTACGCCAGCG from Sporichthya brevicatena includes:
- a CDS encoding ABC transporter ATP-binding protein, yielding MLELSGVDAHYGATQVLRGIDIQVPVSSVVALLGPNGAGKTTLLRVASGLLKPTRGRMSIDGVDVTGAAPHQLVDKGLCLVPEGRGIFGSLTVRENLVLCSRRGGEKEAIERAVDAFPRLGERLDQVSRTMSGGEQQMLALSRAYIQRPRFVLLDEVSMGLAPKIVDEIFEFLARLAQEGTALLLVEQYVTRALAAADYVYLLNRGQVGFAGEPSQLDADALAEHYVGAGQ